The following are encoded together in the Streptomyces sp. NBC_00341 genome:
- a CDS encoding IS5 family transposase (programmed frameshift) yields the protein MGKRETRPWIVSDELWLLIEPLLPVPAPKLVPGRPRVPDRQALCGILFVLHTGIQWEYLPQELGFGSGMTCWRRLAAWNEAGVWDRLHVVLLARLRAAKQLDWSRAVIDSPRPGRSARPKSGPSPVDRARPGSKHHILVDGQGIPLAVSLTGGNRNDVTQLMPLLAKIPSVPGLVGRPRRRPDVLLGDRGYDHDKYRRLVWAQGIKPVIARRGVAHGSGLGIHRWVVERTIAWFHGFRRLRVRWERRDDIHEAFLGLAACLITHRHVQRLC from the exons GTGGGGAAGAGAGAGACACGTCCGTGGATCGTCTCGGATGAACTGTGGTTGCTGATAGAGCCGTTGTTGCCTGTTCCGGCGCCGAAGCTGGTGCCCGGCCGGCCGAGAGTTCCTGACCGCCAAGCGCTGTGCGGCATCCTGTTCGTGCTGCATACCGGGATCCAGTGGGAGTACCTGCCGCAGGAGCTGGGCTTCGGTTCAGGCATGACGTGCTGGCGCCGACTCGCTGCCTGGAATGAGGCAGGCGTCTGGGACCGGCTTCACGTCGTGCTGCTGGCCAGGCTGCGAGCGGCGAAACAGCTCGACTGGTCGCGGGCGGTGATCGACTCT CCACGTCCGGGCCGCTCGGCGCGACCCAAAAGCGGCCCCAGCCCGGTCGACCGCGCGCGGCCGGGCAGCAAGCACCACATCCTCGTCGACGGCCAGGGCATCCCGCTCGCGGTGTCCCTGACCGGCGGAAACCGTAACGACGTCACCCAACTGATGCCCCTGCTCGCCAAGATCCCGTCGGTCCCAGGGCTCGTGGGACGGCCACGTCGACGGCCTGACGTCCTGCTTGGGGACCGCGGCTATGACCACGACAAGTACCGCCGCCTGGTCTGGGCGCAGGGCATCAAACCAGTCATCGCCCGCCGCGGAGTAGCGCACGGCTCCGGCCTCGGGATTCATCGCTGGGTTGTCGAGCGCACGATCGCCTGGTTCCACGGCTTCCGACGTCTCCGCGTTCGATGGGAAAGACGCGACGACATCCACGAAGCCTTCCTCGGCCTCGCAGCCTGCCTCATCACCCACCGCCACGTCCAACGCCTTTGTTAG
- a CDS encoding winged helix-turn-helix domain-containing protein, producing the protein MPNAALRSARVTAPILLALGAMNAWTAQMKSDYAALSTALCLCVCAAGLFGEDLVQRGHRQDLVVLAHIAARPGVEARGIARAVGAPERVVARNLSRLTEDGLVLLVEDDVHPALRSYRLAT; encoded by the coding sequence ATGCCGAACGCCGCACTTCGATCGGCCCGCGTCACCGCCCCGATCCTCCTGGCGCTTGGCGCCATGAACGCATGGACCGCCCAGATGAAATCCGACTACGCAGCCCTCTCCACGGCCCTGTGCCTTTGCGTCTGCGCCGCCGGCCTTTTCGGCGAGGACCTAGTGCAGCGCGGGCATCGCCAGGACCTCGTGGTGCTCGCGCACATCGCGGCTCGCCCGGGTGTTGAAGCCCGTGGCATCGCCCGTGCCGTCGGTGCCCCCGAACGTGTCGTGGCTCGAAACCTCAGCCGACTCACAGAGGACGGGCTCGTCCTCTTGGTTGAAGACGACGTACACCCCGCGCTCAGGTCCTACCGGCTGGCTACTTAG
- a CDS encoding tyrosine-type recombinase/integrase, with translation MAGYIEDRWLKKKKDPVTGRREKTARYGKGKRYKVAGIPGVRDRAFDVLEDAKAWLRRAATDEERGEFVDPRDGSITLADYIATHWTPGRGGAPKTQDGQERRARLHIIPYLGQLPLRSIAASDLRAFVANLESRVSSVDYQRGILSELSSILEAAVDDKRLARNPMHAKSVRWPKSPRERRDAWPMATALRVRDAINERNRIAVAVGLGCGLRQGEVFGLSPEDIDHERGMLHVRRQVQAIHGRLYFALPKGKKIRTVDLPPSVAEELKRHIEAFPPVEVELPWGKPEGERRKSSLLLTTRFGNAIAVNAWNTYTWKPALAKAGVIPPRAEGAKAWQWAAAPKDGFHVLRHTYASIMLEAGESVVTLARWLGHSSPAITLGYYAHFMPEAGSKGRGAIDGLLGEGGASAR, from the coding sequence TTGGCCGGTTACATCGAGGATCGTTGGCTCAAGAAGAAGAAGGACCCGGTCACCGGGAGAAGGGAGAAAACCGCTCGCTACGGTAAGGGCAAGCGGTACAAGGTCGCCGGCATACCTGGCGTGCGAGACCGAGCCTTTGATGTGCTGGAGGACGCCAAGGCGTGGCTTCGCCGGGCGGCCACGGACGAGGAGCGAGGCGAGTTCGTAGACCCGCGCGATGGGTCCATCACGCTGGCCGACTATATTGCGACGCACTGGACGCCAGGTCGAGGAGGTGCTCCGAAGACCCAGGACGGTCAGGAGCGTAGAGCGCGTCTCCATATCATCCCGTACCTGGGCCAGCTTCCTCTCAGGAGTATCGCCGCATCGGATCTGCGTGCGTTCGTAGCCAACTTGGAGTCGAGAGTTTCGTCGGTCGACTACCAGCGCGGCATCCTGTCCGAGCTTTCCTCCATCCTGGAAGCGGCCGTCGACGACAAGCGCCTCGCGCGCAACCCCATGCACGCAAAATCTGTGCGGTGGCCCAAGTCGCCACGGGAGCGGCGCGATGCGTGGCCGATGGCTACGGCACTGCGGGTCCGCGATGCCATCAACGAGCGGAACAGGATCGCCGTCGCAGTCGGTCTGGGCTGCGGACTCCGCCAGGGCGAGGTATTCGGGCTGAGTCCGGAGGACATCGACCATGAACGCGGCATGCTTCACGTTCGGCGCCAAGTGCAGGCGATTCACGGAAGGCTGTACTTCGCCCTGCCGAAGGGGAAGAAGATCCGCACCGTGGATCTGCCCCCCTCGGTGGCCGAGGAACTCAAGCGTCACATCGAAGCGTTCCCGCCGGTTGAGGTGGAGCTGCCGTGGGGGAAGCCGGAGGGGGAGAGGAGGAAGTCTTCTCTGCTGCTCACCACGCGCTTCGGCAACGCCATCGCGGTGAACGCGTGGAACACCTACACCTGGAAGCCGGCCTTGGCCAAGGCCGGTGTCATCCCGCCACGTGCCGAGGGGGCGAAAGCCTGGCAGTGGGCGGCGGCCCCGAAGGACGGTTTCCACGTGCTTCGGCACACCTACGCCTCGATCATGCTGGAAGCCGGAGAGTCCGTCGTGACCTTGGCGCGGTGGCTCGGACATTCCTCGCCAGCGATCACTCTCGGTTATTATGCTCACTTCATGCCGGAGGCCGGCAGCAAGGGGCGCGGCGCCATCGACGGTCTGCTTGGGGAGGGCGGGGCATCGGCTCGCTAG
- a CDS encoding helix-turn-helix transcriptional regulator has protein sequence MPSRSPFAPPAVSEPASAVRDASFLNVRDAAAYLGISPHTLYVWRHRRQGPPSFRMGPRGRVMYRRTALDAWIHEQECADSRSNSALSPLSAHPQRPTNTGA, from the coding sequence ATGCCTTCACGATCGCCGTTCGCTCCCCCGGCTGTGTCTGAACCCGCGAGCGCTGTACGCGACGCCAGCTTTCTCAACGTAAGGGATGCTGCCGCGTACCTCGGCATATCACCGCACACGCTCTACGTCTGGCGGCACCGACGACAGGGGCCGCCGAGCTTCCGCATGGGCCCTCGCGGGCGCGTCATGTACCGGCGGACAGCTCTTGATGCCTGGATTCATGAGCAGGAATGCGCAGACTCTCGATCCAACTCTGCTTTGAGCCCGCTGAGTGCGCATCCGCAGCGACCTACGAACACCGGTGCTTGA